In Linepithema humile isolate Giens D197 unplaced genomic scaffold, Lhum_UNIL_v1.0 unplaced_1, whole genome shotgun sequence, a genomic segment contains:
- the LOC137001829 gene encoding uncharacterized protein: MKMLGLLWDAKSDDLQYKVTIEKFAKNTKRLVLSKIAQIFDPLGLLGLVVIVAKCIMQSMWKLKTRWDEALPPELQAKWNEYYSLLQQINDVRIQRNINPNNEDCKFDLFGFGDASERAYGACLYAVSQSAKETTESHLICSKSRVAPLKTISLPRHELNAALFLAKLCDTTRNAYGNKIRNVHLWSNFTVVLSWIAKSPKVRKTYMANRISKIQNLSHDVTWRHVPSKENPADLLSRGIIVETWRNDQLWWHGPQWLVTGQWPQTPAIGIDTSEMKTITLLTQKRLNYDILQRFSEYEKLQRVIAYWLRFKANALGAKKRGFLQLEELEHADTNIAKMVQCEIFLSELQVLEKGQQVLKGSRLTPLSPFLDKEGVIRVGRAVVKSRGVRDSKTPDSITS, encoded by the coding sequence ATGAAGATGTTAGGCCTGCTCTGGGACGCGAAGTCTGATGATCTACAGTACAAAGTGACGatcgaaaaatttgcaaaaaatacaaagcgTCTGGTGCTGTCCAAGATAGCCCAAATATTTGACCCACTAGGATTGTTGGGACTAGTGGTTATCGTAGCAAAATGTATCATGCAATCAATGTGGAAGTTAAAAACACGCTGGGACGAAGCTCTTCCGCCGGAATTGCAGGCTAAGTGGAACGAATATTACAGCTTGCTGCAGCAAATAAACGACGTAAGAATTCAGAGGAATATCAATCCTAATAACGAAGATTGCAAGTTTGATCTCTTCGGCTTTGGAGATGCATCAGAAAGGGCATATGGTGCTTGTCTCTATGCCGTTTCTCAAAGTGCCAAAGAAACAACGGAGTCGCATCTAATTTGTTCAAAGAGTAGAGTCGCACCTCTAAAAACGATCTCGTTACCAAGACACGAGCTCAACGCAGCGCTCTTTCTGGCCAAGTTGTGTGATACAACAAGAAACGCTTATGGTAACAAGATTCGGAACGTTCACCTTTGGAGTAATTTCACTGTAGTGCTCAGTTGGATTGCCAAGTCTCCAAAAGTCAGGAAAACTTATATGGCTAATAGGATCTCCAAAATCCAAAATCTATCGCATGACGTGACCTGGCGTCACGTCCCTTCCAAAGAGAATCCTGCGGATCTGCTTTCAAGAGGAATCATCGTGGAGACGTGGAGAAACGATCAGTTATGGTGGCACGGGCCTCAGTGGCTCGTAACTGGTCAATGGCCTCAGACACCAGCAATAGGTATCGATACGTCCGAAATGAAAACAATAACGTTGCTTACACAAAAGAGGCTAAATTATGACATACTGCAAAGATTTTCCGAGTACGAGAAACTTCAAAGAGTAATTGCTTACTGGTTGAGATTCAAGGCCAATGCCTTAGGTGCCAAAAAAAGAGGTTTCTTACAGTTGGAGGAGCTCGAGCATGCTGACACAAACATCGCGAAAATGGTACAGTGTGAAATCTTTTTATCTGAGTTGCAAGTTCTTGAGAAAGGACAGCAGGTACTCAAGGGAAGCAGACTGACGCCGTTAAGCCCCTTTCTGGATAAGGAAGGAGTGATAAGAGTAGGGAGGGCGGTTGTCAAAAGCAGAGGTGTCCGAGACTCAAAGACACCCGACAGTATTACCAGCTAA